From the genome of Aerococcus sanguinicola:
GAAGTCCGTAATCTTCCCTTTCCCTTCGTCTCCCCACTGTGTTCCAACAACAACAATTCCAGACATAATTCCAAGTCCTTTCTCGATTGGCTTATCCATAGATTGGATAGTATTTTTGACGCTACAACCGTCTTTACTCCCCTACATCTCCGCTTCATCGCGGAAACTTACCGAGGAGAATTTATTGAATTCCTTAGTGAAGATTAATTTCACTGTCCCGCGGGCCCCACTCCGGTTCTTCTCAATAATCACTTCAATAATGTTATTATCAGCATCCGGATTCTCTTCCTCTTCGCTGCCCTCTCTTTGATAATAATCCTCACGGTAAAGGAAGGCAACAATATCCGCATCCTGCTCGATCGAACCGGATTCCCGGATATCACTGAGGACAGGCCGCTTATCCTGCCGCTGTTCCACACTCCGAGAAAGTTGGGACAGGGCAATGACCGGCACACTCAGTTCTTTAGCTAATTTCTTTAATTGCCGAGAAATCTCAGACACTTCCTGCTGGCGGTTCTCGCTCCGCCGGCTCCCTTCGATCAACTGCAAGTAGTCAATCACAATCAGGTCCAAGTCTCCCTTTTCTTGTTTGAGTCGGCGCGACTTAGCCCGAATATCTGTCACCCGGATCCCCGGCGTGTCATCGATGTAAATCTCAGACTCCCCCAGGGCCCCCATGGCAACGACTAGGTCAGACCACTCTTGCGGCTCTAAACGTCCCGTCCGCAGACGGTTAGCATCGATACTGCCTTCTGCACAGAGCATCCGGTTGACTAAGGACTCGGCCCCCATTTCCAGACTGAAGATGGCTACTCGACCATTCTGCTTGGTCGAAATGTTCTGGGCAATATTCAGAACGAAAGCCGTCTTCCCTACCCCAGGCCGGGCTGCAAGGATAATCAATTCATCCGGATGCAGGCCCGTGGTCATCTTATCAAGATCAGGGTAACCCGTTGCAATCCCCGTGACCGCCTCATGCTGCTTGGACAATTCTTCAATATGTCCAATCGATTCCTGGAGCACCTGGGAGATATGGATAAAACCATTCCGATTGCGATTCTCACTCACCGCTAGGATTTGCCGCTCGGCTCCATCCAGGATAGTCGTCAAGTCATGTTCCTCACCGTAAGATTCCTTCTGAATCGTATTGGTCGCATGGATCAGCTTTCTAAGGATCGACTTCTCTTCGACAATCTTGGCATAATACTCCGCATTCGCTGCCGTCGGTGTCTTCTCAGCAATTTCAAAAATATAGTCAGCCCCACCGATATTCTCCAGCATGCCCCGGCTCTGTAGATCTTCCTGGATCGTCAAGGCATCAATCGCCTCGTCCCGGTCATTGAGTCGCTGCATAGAGCTAAAAATCAAGCGGTGGCTTCTTTTATAAAAATCTTCTTCACTGACAAATTCATTGACAGTTGTAAAAATATCCGGCTCAAGTAAAATTGAACCCAATACTGCCTGCTCAGCTTCAATATTCTGAGGAGGAATACGTTCTATTAAGTCACTATCAGCCATGATTTCCCCCTTCGTCATAAATCAAGTCCTTTAGGCGTTAATAATTATACTAAAAACTTCAGCTCATGAAAATAAGCCAGGGCAAAAAAAGCCCTAGCCCATTCAATTCTCATTTTTTAATTTTCTATTCCTCAACAACATGTACCCGGATCGTCGCTTCAACATCCGGATGTAATTTCACAGGCACATTCCGATAGCCAAAAGCACGGATTGGGTTGGGTAATTCAATCTTCCGTTTATCGATCTTAATCCCATATTGGTCCTTCAAGGCTGTCGCAATCTGCTTAGATGGCACAGAACCAAAGAGACGGCCATCTTCGCCACCCTTAGCCTTAACTTCAGCAACCGTTTTCTCATCTTCTAGAAGGGCCTTTAATTTTTCAGCTTCTGCCTTTTCTTCAGCGGCTTCTTTGGCTTCTGCCTTCTGTTTGCCTTTGAGGGCAGAGATGGCACTATTAGTTGCTTCTTTAGCTAGGCCTTTTTTAATCAGGTAGTTTTGCGCATAGCCGGTAGAAACTTCCTTAATTTCACCTTTTTTACCTTGTTTTTTAACATCTTGTAAGAATATGACTTTCATCCTTATTCCTCCTTATCTTTTGCTAAAACTGCTTTCAACTGGTCGACCGCTTCACTCACCGTGACATCGGAAATCTGTGTGGCAGCATTGGATAAGTGGCCGCCACCACCTAGTTCTTCCATAATCGTTTGCACGTTGACATTCCCCATACTCCGAGCCGAGATGCCGACCCGACCATCATTGCGTTGGAAGACAACGAAGGAAGCAGCTATCCCATTCATAGACAAGAGGGTGTCCGCTGCTTGGGCGGCAATCACAGTGGAATACACTTGACCGTCCGGCCCCTGGGCAATCCCCATATTGGGCTCAACATACTGAACGCTCTCGATCAATTGGCTGCGGTCGATATAATCATTGAGGTCCTCCTTCAAGAACTCTTGGATGAGAATGGAATCGGCCCCATTGGACTTCAGATAAGAAGCTGCATCAAAGGTCCGTGAGCCCGTACGCAAAGAGAAGTTTCGCGAGTCAACAGTAATCCCTGCCAACATGATCGTCGCTTCCAAGCGATTAACTGGACTGCCTTCTGGATTCTGGTATTCAAAGAATTCCGTAATCAATTCGCAGGCCGAGGAAGCATAGGGCTCAATGTATTCTAAGAGAATATTGTTGGCCACTTCTTCGCCTTTCCGGTGGTGGTCAATAACCACAATCCCATTAACAGCTTCAATTAATTCAGGGGCTACCGTAATAGAAGGCCGGTGAACATCCACCAAGAAGACAAGAGAGTCTGGTTGGACCATCTCTTCGGCCTGGCTTGGCGAAATAATAGCCTCTGCATTATCAGGATCTTGACGTAATTCCTCAATTACCCGCTTAATATCCTGGTTGATCCGATCTTCATTCACCACGATATAGCAGTGGCTATTATTCATTTGAGCAATACGCCGAATTCCCACACATGCACCAATAGCATCCATATCGGGATAATCGTGCCCCATAACAAAGATGGTTTGGTTTTCCTGCATCATCTTAGCAATCGTATTGGCAATTTGCCGCGACCGCACATGGGTCCGCTTAACCATTGGATTGGTTTTTCCCCCATAGTAACGGGCCTTTTGGTTCTTAACTTTGATGACAACTTGGTCACCCCCACGGCTCAAGGCCAGGTCCACATTGGCTTGGGCTTGGTCCCCGATTTCGCTAATACTCAGCGGGTCATCCATCTCACGATAAGAAATCCCAATTGAAAGGGTCAGTGGGAAGTTCCACTTAGAAGTGGCTTCCCGGATGGTATCGATAATCTGGAATTTATCCTCTTCCATCTCTTGCAAGGCCCCGTAAGTCCCGATGAGAAGGAAGCGGTCATCATCCAATTCTTTAACAAAACTATTATACTTTCGACCCCAAGTCGACAATTGCTTGGTCATGTAGTTATCGATCGTTGACTTGCGGCGGTCATTCAAGGCCGACATGATTTCATCATAATTATCCACCAAAATATGGCCGATAATCATACGGTTATTGCTGGCAGCCTGGCTAATTTCACCATACTTAGTCACATCCATGAAATACATAGCCCGCTGGTCGCGCAAAAGCCCCACATCAAAGAATCGATCCTGCCATTGAATCCGATCCGTTGATTGGCCCTCTTCCTCATATAAGCGATGGAAAACCTCGGCCAAATCTTCATCAATTTCTTCGAGTTCGTGGCCAATCAAATCATTACGGTCAAAATACTTCAATAAATAAGGATTCACCCAGTCGATCAAATTATCATTCGGATTAAACAAGATAATACCAATCGGCATCTGCAATAAAATCTCATTCTGAACCGATTGCAAACGATTTTCGAGCCGCTCCATTTGCTTGGCAAACTCATATTCCAGGGCATTCCAAGCATAAAGTAAAACTAAAGCTACTAAGATAACTAATACGAGGATGAGAGCCCCTAATTTCACACTAGAGATAAAGGCTAGGATGGCACAAGCCAAGAGTAAGAGTGCAGCAATCCCAATCGCAAGAGAAATGCGACCATCTTTTAATTCAGGATGCTGCTTAGACTGCTTGTAATTTTTTTGCATGATCTACTCCTTCATTTCATATAAGGATATTTTAACACACTTAGCTTATTTTTAAATTAATTTCAATCATCTCTATTATACCGTGAAACAGGCAAAAAGAAAAGGATAAAAGAACATGTGTTCCCTATATAAATGTTACACGTGAAACATTTTTTAGTCAAACTTTATGTTTTCTCTTTATTTTTACTATTAATTTTAATAAAGTGTTTCACGTGAAACAAAATAAAATCACTTTTTTGGTGAAACAAATTAATAAAGTAAGCTTCACATAGAGTAAAAGAAGTAAAACTCAAACTATTGTCTTTATATGTTAAATAAACACTTTATTATCACTTGCTATCAATCATTGAGAAATATTTTTGCTCAGTTATAAAAAATAAATTTTACTATTTCTATTTTTTTTATAAATGTTCCACGTGAAACACTAATACTGATTCCAATTTATTAAGCATCCAATTTTAAAATGTTTCACGTGAAACATAGCTGGAAAAAGTTAATAGGAAAGATATTAATCATTACGATAAAGAAAACTAAGCATTTATCTTACAAAAGCAATTAACTCTGGGCAACAAGCTTCATAGTGAATTAAAGTCGATTTTGATATTTTCATTTCAAGCAATCGAAACTTGCCAATAAAAAAAGAAGAACTAGAGGATAAAGTATTAGATATCAAAGTGGAACTCTTCCTTTAACTGGACAGACCTCCCTATCTAAAATCATTTTTTCTTAAAGCCAACTACAAATTAAAATTCATCCATCAACCAAGCTAAAGATTTCCCCATAATTTTTCACCATGTACGAGTTGTCATGGGATACGGATATTAGGATGTGGTACTAGGCTAGTTAGCTGATTCAAAACTAACTAATCAACAGTAAGCATTTACAATCCACTCTTCCTTGTCTAAATAAAAGCTATCGCTTCCTCCCAATTTTAAGGATTGAACTTATAATATAGATTTACCAGTCACAGATAGCAACTATACATGATTAACAATTACAATATATAATAAATAAGCAAGAGACAAATATCTACAATCATTGTTTCACGTGAAACACAAATAGGAAGGATCACACTTTCATTCAGTATTAATGATTCTCCACTGGCCTCCTCCGCTTGGATAAATTAATTTAATATTGCTAGTTTTTAAACTAAATGATATGGAGAATTATAGAATTAGGATGATACTAGTTAGACCTTTCGTTAACCTGAAATCATTTCAAGTCTAATTTTGCGAAGCCAACTCAACAACTATACCAAGAGTGTGAGTGTAAGGCTTTGTCCGCTTAACTTTTGTTCACTGGAGTAAGCCATAAGAATTAGAATAAGTCTGCAATACTTGACTATGTGACGGAGACTTGTGAAGTCACATGAAAGTTGGAAAATGAATCCAATTACTAACTATGTCCAATCCTTTACCAACACTTTCCCATAGTTCACAGATAGTTGCTATAGCTGATCGAAAGCTAGCGAATTACAGATATATACGTTAAGCCGAATTCAGGACTAATCTACTTTTGTCACACGCTCATATAGAATTAAAATTAATCTATTTATCCTACATATCACATTCATTATCCTTTTTTAAAGAAGACATTTTTTTGGGGAAAGTAATTAGTTATAGTCAACAATACTTTTCATTAACTAACTTGAAATTTAGCGCTAGTTTATAGATGTCTGCCATATTTAGTAAAAAGGCTTCTGTGGGCACACAAAGTCAATTGTTCCACGTGAAACATAGAACTGAATTAAATAAAGCTAGCAATATATTCAACATTTATTTACTAATTTTAGGAAAGCACTATTTCTTTAACTTACGGCTTATTAACATCACTAGCAAACTATAAAAAAGAGAGATGATACTTCCTGCATGCTTGCAGAAAAATCATCTCTCTTTTATTTATTACACACTCTGGTGATTCAATAATACGTATTCTTGCTTAGGAAAGTATTATATTAAGATTATTTTGGTCAAAGTTATCCTAAATCTGCTAGGAAGTTAGATCTTTTCATTAACTCAAGACTAATTCACTATTTTTTATTGGGCTATGTATTCTCAAAAACTCATCGATGGGGAATGAGCCACATTCTTTATTATAGACTTGTTAGTTTTAATTTCTTAGCTTTGACAAGTTAAAGATAATAACTTTTACGCTAACATATTGCCCTTAATAGCCATTAAAAAATTCATTTTGTTCCACGTGGCACATTAAAAGATCTAGTCACATCGCTAATCACTTTTTAGCTAGAAGAACTTATACACAATTTTATAAAAGGAAAATTTTCACTTATCCACACTAGGGTACAGCAATATTATTTTCTTATTTTTATCCACAATCCAAGGATATCCACATTAGGCTTAGAATTTTCCATATGTAAGTACTTTTTTATCTAATCATCAATAGTAATTGTCGTTAAAGAGAACATACGTTCCTATCAATGGACAAAAACTCCTGTTTTTCAAACATCTTATCCACAATTCAACAGACTTATCCACTTATAAACAGCATTGTGGATAGAATTTGTGGATAAGTGCTGGGCTGTTTCACGTGGAACAATCCACAGTTATTCTCATAAATATCCACAACTGTGCATAAAAAGAATTAACATGTGGAAAACTCTTGTTTTAGGAACATATGTTTATACACAGGCATAAAAAAAGCACCCGGTTAATACCCGGTGCTCTCTTCTATTAGTCCTGAACGGTAAATGGTAATAGGGCCATTACACGTGAACGTTTAATAGCAGTTGCTAAAGCACGTTGGTGTTTTGCACATGTACCAGTTACACGGCGAGGTAAGATTTTACCTTTTTCAGAAATATAACGTTGTAATAAATCTGTATCTTTAAAATCAATGTGATCTACATGGTTAGCGCAGAAGAAACATACTTTTCTACGTCTACGGCCACCACGACGACGATTTTGTGCCATGTTCATTATCCTCCTTTATTCCATTTTTAGAATGGCAGGTCATCATCGGCAATATTAATCGAAGACCCATCATTGTTAGATGATTGGTTCTGGTCGTTGTTACCAGAAGCAAATGGGTTATCATTGCCAAATCCGCCTGCACTAAACGGAGAAGAATTATCATTAGAGGCAAAAGGATCTTGATTTGCTTGGGAAGCAAATGGATCTTGGTTTTGGTTTGATGAACCAAAGTTATTGCCTTGGTAAGCATTGTTACCATATGAATTGTTGTTAGATTGTGGACGACTTTCAGTAACTGATTTTGGTTCTAGTAAGCTGAAATTATTAGCTAAAACTTCTGTTACGTAAACACGTTGCCCTTGTTGGTTTTCGTAGTTACGCGTTTGAATGCTCCCTTCAATTCCGACGAGGGAACCTTTCCGGGTAAACTTAGCAAAATTTTCGGCTGACTTACGCCACATCACACAGGAAATGAAGTCTGTCTCAGTTTCACCCTGTGAATTACGAAAGTTGCGATCACAAGCTACTGTAAAGTTAGCAACAGCGATGCCGCTTTGCGTATAACGTAAATCGACTTCTCGAGTTAATCGGCCAACTAATACGACATTGTTAATCATATGATAATCCCTCTCTCGTAATCTTAGTCTTCATTAAGCTTCAATTTTAGTGATCATGTGACGTAAAATGCCGTCGTTGATCTTAGCGAGACGGTCAAATTCGTTGATGCCTTCAGCATCTTCAGCTTCACATTCTACGATATGGTAGATTCCTTCGCGGAAATCTTCAATTTCGTATGCGAAACGACGTTTTTGCCAGTCTTTTGATTCAATGATTGAAGTCCCGTTTGAAGTTAAGATATTGTCAAAGTTTTCAACTAAGGCTGATTTTGACGCATCA
Proteins encoded in this window:
- the rplI gene encoding 50S ribosomal protein L9, with translation MKVIFLQDVKKQGKKGEIKEVSTGYAQNYLIKKGLAKEATNSAISALKGKQKAEAKEAAEEKAEAEKLKALLEDEKTVAEVKAKGGEDGRLFGSVPSKQIATALKDQYGIKIDKRKIELPNPIRAFGYRNVPVKLHPDVEATIRVHVVEE
- the rpsR gene encoding 30S ribosomal protein S18, translated to MAQNRRRGGRRRRKVCFFCANHVDHIDFKDTDLLQRYISEKGKILPRRVTGTCAKHQRALATAIKRSRVMALLPFTVQD
- a CDS encoding DHH family phosphoesterase, with translation MQKNYKQSKQHPELKDGRISLAIGIAALLLLACAILAFISSVKLGALILVLVILVALVLLYAWNALEYEFAKQMERLENRLQSVQNEILLQMPIGIILFNPNDNLIDWVNPYLLKYFDRNDLIGHELEEIDEDLAEVFHRLYEEEGQSTDRIQWQDRFFDVGLLRDQRAMYFMDVTKYGEISQAASNNRMIIGHILVDNYDEIMSALNDRRKSTIDNYMTKQLSTWGRKYNSFVKELDDDRFLLIGTYGALQEMEEDKFQIIDTIREATSKWNFPLTLSIGISYREMDDPLSISEIGDQAQANVDLALSRGGDQVVIKVKNQKARYYGGKTNPMVKRTHVRSRQIANTIAKMMQENQTIFVMGHDYPDMDAIGACVGIRRIAQMNNSHCYIVVNEDRINQDIKRVIEELRQDPDNAEAIISPSQAEEMVQPDSLVFLVDVHRPSITVAPELIEAVNGIVVIDHHRKGEEVANNILLEYIEPYASSACELITEFFEYQNPEGSPVNRLEATIMLAGITVDSRNFSLRTGSRTFDAASYLKSNGADSILIQEFLKEDLNDYIDRSQLIESVQYVEPNMGIAQGPDGQVYSTVIAAQAADTLLSMNGIAASFVVFQRNDGRVGISARSMGNVNVQTIMEELGGGGHLSNAATQISDVTVSEAVDQLKAVLAKDKEE
- the rpsF gene encoding 30S ribosomal protein S6, with translation MTKYEVLYIIRPDLDDASKSALVENFDNILTSNGTSIIESKDWQKRRFAYEIEDFREGIYHIVECEAEDAEGINEFDRLAKINDGILRHMITKIEA
- the ssb gene encoding single-stranded DNA-binding protein, with the protein product MINNVVLVGRLTREVDLRYTQSGIAVANFTVACDRNFRNSQGETETDFISCVMWRKSAENFAKFTRKGSLVGIEGSIQTRNYENQQGQRVYVTEVLANNFSLLEPKSVTESRPQSNNNSYGNNAYQGNNFGSSNQNQDPFASQANQDPFASNDNSSPFSAGGFGNDNPFASGNNDQNQSSNNDGSSINIADDDLPF
- the dnaB gene encoding replicative DNA helicase codes for the protein MTKGEIMADSDLIERIPPQNIEAEQAVLGSILLEPDIFTTVNEFVSEEDFYKRSHRLIFSSMQRLNDRDEAIDALTIQEDLQSRGMLENIGGADYIFEIAEKTPTAANAEYYAKIVEEKSILRKLIHATNTIQKESYGEEHDLTTILDGAERQILAVSENRNRNGFIHISQVLQESIGHIEELSKQHEAVTGIATGYPDLDKMTTGLHPDELIILAARPGVGKTAFVLNIAQNISTKQNGRVAIFSLEMGAESLVNRMLCAEGSIDANRLRTGRLEPQEWSDLVVAMGALGESEIYIDDTPGIRVTDIRAKSRRLKQEKGDLDLIVIDYLQLIEGSRRSENRQQEVSEISRQLKKLAKELSVPVIALSQLSRSVEQRQDKRPVLSDIRESGSIEQDADIVAFLYREDYYQREGSEEEENPDADNNIIEVIIEKNRSGARGTVKLIFTKEFNKFSSVSFRDEAEM